A region from the Kribbella shirazensis genome encodes:
- the mtrB gene encoding MtrAB system histidine kinase MtrB — translation MIEPGQGTGPQSGQTAPPEQEVAKSRGTELELTAAAADWSAQPPPLWRTHPKHWPDAWRRSIQARIVTGTLLMSTLVLILVGWVMMSQVTDGVLESRRTSAQAEVRAQLQQLSVTIDAATPNTINQELSKLVLGTNRPGLYDVLLVPTDQAASNAIRYTGLVDSDSIPQPLASSVVSDPTKLWDTYTQINYRDSPSVPGLVIGSQLRIDSTGDRYAIYFLFPLTAQQETLDVVQRALVTAGLLLIVLLGAVAWLVTRQVVTPVRMARRIAERLAAGKLEERMQVRGTDDLARLAVSFNKMASNLQRQIRRLEELSRLQRRFVSDVSHELRTPLTTVRMAADLLHESRDQFDPMSRRSVELLQNELNRFEELLADLLEISRFDAGAAALDLEDVDLRDIVNRVLESHETLLERKGCPVELDMPAPCRAKVDSRRIERILRNLIGNAIEHSEGLPIRISTAYDDDAAAVAVRDHGIGFRPEEAEMVFSRFWRADPARARTTGGTGLGLSIALEDARLHGGRLDAWGSPGDGAYFRLTLPRRPDVTLTGSPLPARPADASRVVTELVDVGAPYQKLNSTVSGRSGGEEQ, via the coding sequence GTGATCGAGCCGGGGCAGGGCACCGGGCCGCAGTCGGGGCAGACGGCCCCGCCTGAGCAGGAGGTGGCCAAGTCCCGCGGGACGGAGCTGGAGCTGACCGCCGCCGCGGCGGACTGGTCTGCCCAGCCGCCGCCGCTGTGGCGTACGCACCCGAAGCACTGGCCGGACGCCTGGCGGCGCTCCATCCAGGCCCGGATCGTCACCGGGACCCTGCTGATGTCGACGCTCGTCCTGATCCTGGTCGGCTGGGTGATGATGAGCCAGGTCACCGACGGTGTCCTGGAATCCCGCCGTACCAGCGCGCAGGCCGAGGTGCGGGCGCAGCTCCAGCAGCTGTCCGTCACCATCGACGCCGCCACCCCCAACACCATCAACCAGGAGCTGTCCAAGCTGGTCCTCGGCACCAACCGCCCGGGCCTGTACGACGTCCTGCTGGTGCCGACCGACCAGGCGGCGTCCAACGCGATCCGCTACACCGGACTGGTCGACAGCGACTCGATCCCGCAGCCGCTGGCCTCCTCGGTGGTGAGCGACCCCACCAAGCTGTGGGACACCTACACGCAGATCAACTACCGGGACAGCCCAAGTGTCCCGGGGCTGGTGATCGGTTCGCAGCTCCGGATCGACTCCACCGGCGACCGGTACGCAATCTACTTCCTCTTCCCGCTCACGGCGCAGCAGGAGACGCTGGACGTCGTACAGCGCGCGCTGGTGACCGCAGGGCTGTTGCTGATCGTCCTGCTCGGCGCCGTGGCCTGGCTGGTCACCCGGCAGGTCGTCACCCCGGTGCGGATGGCCAGGCGGATCGCCGAGCGGCTGGCGGCCGGCAAGCTCGAGGAGCGGATGCAGGTCCGCGGTACCGACGACCTGGCCCGGCTGGCCGTGTCGTTCAACAAGATGGCGTCCAATCTGCAGCGCCAGATCCGCCGGCTGGAGGAGCTGTCCCGGCTGCAGCGCCGCTTCGTGTCGGACGTGTCGCACGAGCTGCGGACGCCGCTGACCACGGTGCGGATGGCCGCCGACCTGCTGCACGAGAGCCGCGACCAGTTCGACCCGATGAGCCGCCGCTCCGTGGAGCTGCTGCAGAACGAGCTCAACCGGTTCGAGGAGCTGCTCGCCGACTTGCTGGAGATCAGCAGGTTCGACGCCGGAGCGGCCGCCCTCGACCTGGAGGACGTGGACCTGCGCGACATCGTCAACCGCGTGCTGGAGAGCCACGAGACCCTGCTGGAGCGCAAGGGCTGCCCGGTCGAGCTCGACATGCCCGCGCCGTGCCGGGCCAAGGTGGACTCCCGCCGGATCGAGCGGATCCTGCGCAACCTGATCGGCAACGCGATCGAGCACAGCGAGGGCCTGCCGATCCGGATCAGCACGGCGTACGACGACGACGCCGCGGCGGTGGCGGTCCGCGACCACGGGATCGGGTTCCGGCCCGAGGAGGCGGAGATGGTGTTCAGCCGGTTCTGGCGGGCCGACCCGGCCCGGGCCCGGACCACCGGGGGCACCGGTCTCGGCCTGTCGATCGCGCTCGAGGACGCCCGGCTGCACGGCGGCCGGCTGGACGCGTGGGGCTCACCCGGTGACGGCGCCTACTTCCGGCTGACGCTGCCGCGACGGCCGGACGTGACGCTCACAGGTTCGCCGCTGCCGGCCCGTCCCGCGGACGCGAGCCGGGTCGTCACGGAGCTGGTCGACGTCGGCGCGCCGTACCAGAAACTGAACAGCACGGTTTCCGGCCGGAGCGGCGGTGAGGAGCAGTGA
- the mtrA gene encoding MtrAB system response regulator MtrA, with amino-acid sequence MRGRILIVDDDTALSEMLSIVLRNEGYDTYLCATGDKAVPAFREFKPDLLLLDLMLPGMDGIDVCRAIRAESGVPIVMLTAKSDTVDVVLGLESGADDYVVKPFKPKELVARIRARLRRMDEPGPESLTIGDLTIDVAGHSVKRAGETIQLTPLEFDLLVCLASKPWQVFTREVLLEQVWGYRHAADTRLVNVHVQRLRSKIEKDPEHPEIVVTVRGVGYKAGAD; translated from the coding sequence ATGCGGGGCCGCATCCTCATCGTCGACGACGACACCGCGTTGTCGGAGATGCTCAGCATCGTGCTGCGCAACGAGGGCTATGACACCTATCTGTGTGCGACCGGTGACAAAGCGGTACCGGCGTTCCGGGAGTTCAAGCCCGACCTGCTGCTGCTCGACCTGATGCTGCCCGGGATGGACGGCATCGACGTCTGCCGGGCGATCCGGGCCGAGTCCGGCGTGCCGATCGTGATGCTGACCGCCAAGAGCGACACGGTGGACGTGGTGCTCGGGCTGGAGTCGGGTGCCGACGACTATGTGGTCAAGCCGTTCAAGCCGAAGGAGCTGGTGGCCCGGATTCGGGCCCGGCTGCGCCGGATGGACGAGCCCGGTCCGGAGTCGCTGACCATCGGCGACCTCACCATCGACGTCGCCGGCCACTCGGTGAAGCGGGCCGGCGAGACGATCCAGCTGACGCCGCTGGAGTTCGACCTGCTGGTCTGCCTGGCGTCGAAGCCCTGGCAGGTGTTCACCCGCGAGGTGCTGCTGGAGCAGGTCTGGGGGTACCGGCACGCTGCCGACACCCGGCTGGTGAACGTGCACGTCCAGCGGCTCCGCTCCAAGATCGAGAAGGACCCTGAGCACCCCGAGATCGTGGTGACGGTCCGCGGTGTCGGATACAAGGCTGGTGCGGACTGA